The following coding sequences lie in one Rutidosis leptorrhynchoides isolate AG116_Rl617_1_P2 chromosome 4, CSIRO_AGI_Rlap_v1, whole genome shotgun sequence genomic window:
- the LOC139842878 gene encoding sodium/calcium exchanger NCL2-like: protein MIKLTRKINLNVLFLVIVLFAKAAGRVLRYSDSVLISDGTDDPNPQNRLSFLQVKGVNSPEERCDQMYGFLPCSESLVGHLFLIVVYEYLLYNGESYVASGGKRIFKILGPGIFGASAFHVLGFLPESIILLLSGLSNSKEVAQEYVLTGVGLLAGSTILILTLLWGTCVIVGSRKFSSEPSSSFSLTPTQNAYDKIISVLKESGVTTDQETSFAANIMLLSVLPFTFLLIPEIFGINSSHGYIFVIALPVSIMFLLVYFVYQVFEPSIQKRRLSYIKHEHLVVDILKHLQEHTAEKLLTEDGSANVSAIQSFFTKIDQDGDSYISFSELKELLHDIKFKQLSWNKEKTMEDIMKEFDKDADSKVSMEEFVDRFTKWLDETKGAVDNRPYRSISSWKDLYQIVQPWVQTKKKEQEMMKILISEIIRHVQVFPLRNFYNENGEANISVIKGLFKRLDLDKDNCVSQSELKKLIMEVNSEKIPWNVDEATDKIMQDLDKSGDKRIDEQEFIDGFKEWLNTSNGDIIPSSPGSETGSSQQKPWERWVDDGVDKSIWAWTKAIMVLVVGIAMLALLAEPLIHSVQKVSSGANIPSFFIAFILVPLATNARVAVSAIQTVNQKKEITTSLTFSELYHGVFMNNVLGFSVLLAVIYFRGLSWDFSGEVLAVLMVCIVVGTVSSFQSKFPIWTAFIAYLLYPSSLIFVYIFNKL from the exons ATgataaagcttacaagaaaaataaACCTGAATGTTCTGTTTCTTGTTATTGTGTTATTCGCGAAGGCTGCAGGCCGTGTTCTTCGTTATAGTGACTCAGTATTAATTTCAGATGGCACCGATGACCCAAATCCACAGAACAGACTGTCTTTTCTGCAAGTAAAAGGAGTTAATTCCCCTGAAGAGCGTTGTGATCAAATGTACGGTTTCTTGCCATGTTCAGAATCGCTCGTGGGTCATCTGTTTCTTATTGTAGTTTACGAGTACTTGTTATATAATGGAGAATCGTATGTTGCTTCTGGTGGTAAACGGATATTCAAAATTCTTGGTCCGGGGATATTCGGTGCAAGCGCTTTTCATGTCCTTGGATTCCTTCCTGAATCAATAATACTTCTCT TATCTGGACTTTCGAATAGTAAAGAGGTAGCTCAAGAGTATGTCCTAACAGGAGTTGGTTTGCTAGCCGGATCAACGATACTAATTCTAACGTTACTTTGGGGAACTTGTGTCATCGTCGGAAGTCGAAAGTTTTCATCTGAACCGAGTTCAAGTTTTTCTTTGACTCCTACACAAAATGCATACGATAAAATTATTTCGGTTTTGAAGg AGTCAGGTGTAACTACGGATCAAGAAACAAGTTTTGCAGCCAATATTATGCTGCTTTCAGTTTTGCCGTTCACATTTCTCCTGATCCCAGAAATATTCGGGATAAATTCATCTCATGGATACATTTTTGTAATTGCTCTTCCTGTTTCCATCATGTTCTTGCTCGTATATTTCGTTTATCAG GTGTTTGAGCCTTCGATCCAAAAACGAAGATTATCATACATTAAACACGAGCATTTAGTAGTGGACATACTAAAACATCTTCAGGAACACACCGCAGAAAAACTACTCACCGAAGATGGTTCAGCAAACGTATCAGCTATACAAAG TTTCTTTACAAAAATTGATCAAGATGGGGATAGCTACATATCCTTTTCAGAACTCAAGGAACTACTCCATGATATTAAGTTCAAGCAATTGAGTTGGAACAAGGAGAAAACGATGGAAGACATAATGAAAGAATTTGATAAAGATGCCGATAGTAAAGTATCCATGGAGGAGTTTGTCGATAGGTTCACAAAATGGCTCGATGAGACAAAGGGTGCGGTGGATAATCGACCATATCGCTCAATTAGCTCATGGAAGGACTTATATCAA ATTGTCCAACCATGGGTCCAGACGAAAAAGAAAGAACAAGAAATGATGAAGATCCTGATATCTGAAATTATTCGACATGTTCAAGTCTTTCCGTTAAGAAACTTCTACAACGAAAATGGGGAAGCAAATATATCTGTTATTAAAGG GTTGTTTAAAAGGCTTGACCTTGATAAAGATAACTGTGTATCACAATCTGAGCTGAAGAAACTGATCATGGAAGTTAATTCTGAGAAGATACCATGGAATGTAGATGAAGCAACAGATAAAATAATGCAAGATCTTGACAAAAGTGGAGATAAGAGAATCGATGAACAAGAATTTATAGATGGATTTAAGGAATGGCTCAACACGTCTAATGGTGACATCATTCCCAGCTCACCTGGGTCTGAAACTGGTTCATCCCAGCAG AAACCATGGGAAAGATGGGTAGATGATGGGGTAGATAAATCAATTTGGGCATGGACAAAGGCTATAATGGTATTGGTGGTTGGTATAGCAATGTTAGCCCTTCTGGCTGAACCTCTGATACACAGTGTTCAAAAGGTTTCTAGTGGTGCAAACATACCATCATTCTTCATCGCTTTTATCTTGGTTCCGTTGGCTACAAACGCTAGAGTAGCAGTTTCGGCCATCCAAACTGTAAACCAAAAGAAGGAAATAACTACTTCTTTGACTTTCTCTGAG TTATACCACGGTGTGTTCATGAACAATGTTCTTGGATTTTCAGTTCTTTTAGCGGTCATATATTTTCGAGGCTTATCATGGGATTTCTCTGGTGAAGTGTTGGCCGTGTTAATGGTTTGTATCGTTGTTGGAACGGTATCTAGTTTTCAATCAAAGTTCCCCATTTGGACAGCATTCATAGCATACCTCCTCTATCCCTCATCTTTGATCTTTGTTTACATTTTTAATAAACTATAA